The Glycine max cultivar Williams 82 chromosome 17, Glycine_max_v4.0, whole genome shotgun sequence genome contains the following window.
TTTGAGTTATTCTTTTTCACAATGATAAAGATATAGTTTCAACTGACTgattctcttcttttattttttgaagttaactatttttttagaaaggTTCAATGTTTAAGTTAAAAGATTCATAAATGAAGTTCACCCCtgatttattatcatttaacttcttattgttgttttttattttagaagatatataaattcaaaatttaaatataatattataaatactattttttttcttatttaacctTATATGTATGTTTCGTGAGAAATTTGATTACCGTAAGAAATTAAAACTGTAAATTTAGGTCACTTAACCATATAAAGATTGTCAGGATTAAAATTTGGTTAGTAATAACACATATTTTATCACTACTATTGCTATCATCTCTCACATCCATCATttaccattatttttttatcattatttcttttgttgattgaagattttttttacttaaatttcaTGTAAACTATCAATAATTTCCTTTATTTAGATATGTCAAATGGAGTTAGAATTTAACTtttgaaattacaaattttgctatctaatgttttaaatcattcaaatttattattataaaccaattccaattttgattaaattcaaaataggaATTGCATGTCCTAAGGTGAAGGAAAAGAAATGTGATATACTTTTCaaagaattaataattttttgtggaCACCTTTCTTAGTATAGACACAAAGAGAGAAATATATAGAGAGGAGAAATGAGTAATTAATATGATTAGCCATCTGGtgtaacaaaagaaagaaatagtgAGTATTAATTAAGTGTTTGGACTATTGGATGGAAACCATTTGACcctaatttttttccttcaatcaAAGAGTATTGTCATGTCAATTAAAAATCCCACCTCACttttataatatgttaaaaCATGATTAAAAGCATTAGTATTGTCCTTAAATCACACACCATAAGTGAACAAACCACCACCTATAATGTCCAGAGGAGCAAGAACAAATCATGAATCACACAACAAGGTTGAAGATTTTTGTTTAGGAACAATAAtcacaaagagagaaaaaaagattgtATGTTCTTGTTGAAATTTGACGagccaaaaacacaaatgtTCATGCTCCTGTCATAATTGACTTCCCtttgtgaagaagaagaaaaatatactcCCCAAATTCAATAATTGTGGTGTAGAGGATCCATCTAATAAGTCATTTGAAAACAACACATCTTATGAATTCTAAAGATGTGAAACTCAAACTATTTAATAGTATCATCATTGTGTTCGCCACCATTACTTAAGTTCTATACTTTGGGGTTAACTTATTCCTTAGCATGACATGACTTTGATAATGTGTTGTTATTTTATCTCAAGATTTGGATGAAGGTCCAAAAATGTGCTCTATCCCAAGGAAAAAGAACTTGTGACGTTGGCATCGTTGTTAACTTCCCATTGTGGAGTAAGTATCTAAGTGTCCAAATTTGATTTGtctcacaaattaaaaaatatgattaatcatcttcaaacataatataaaaataaggagaattttttattgacttgacACTCTTTATTATGATCCATAGAAATTGAactcaaatattaaaagatttcTAACAATTCATGCACACCACTCATAAACTTTCAAGACATGCTTTGATTACATGGAGGAAAAACCCTTGACATTGGTGTTTCAGCTAGCTTTTGATTGTGAACCTGACTAGGAACNNNNNNNNNNNNNNNNNNNNNNNNNNNNNNNNNNNNNNNNNNNNNNNNNNNNNNNNNNNNNNNNNNNNNNNNNNNNNNNNNNNNNNNNNNNNNNNNNNNNtgattctcatcattccctccttcttggaaaacatttgtcctcaaatgtccaagatcatcaccgggttcaagtaccacttccttccttttcttttgggcttgcttggcatagctttcattcttctttgcaatttgcaccttcacttggtcatacaatttttttacatacgCAACTTTGgtctgtgcatccttatgctgagtctcttggggcttgctgttgtaagttggcttgttaggcaatgaagcttctagaaggagatcaacttgatgttctatgcttcttgaaggtggcagtccatgaggaatctccttggaaaagacatctttaaattcctgcaataagggttgaacactaggagaaacataaatagttaactgattagaattatcactctctctcttttgtgtatcactcttttcctcgggtgtatcactcttctttttcatattcctttgtggagcctcactattttctttctcttgttctctcttttctctcattctgatttggtcatcacacacttctctaggggatagaggtttaagagtaaacaaggaagatttggtcaacaaacgttgcatttgtgtagtccacgcgtccagaaataagcgttgagattcatccagttgatgatatacaccaccattgtcaccagctcttgccatgattaaggaacaaagaattttgcagtaaattaaaaaaaaattcaggacctcaccacactctactcacgtgtttctctctttaatggtagttcactcgtgtttgatgctctcaatataggcttttgtgtgatgttttcactcttgccttttaccactcactccctcttaagttcctggatagaccgaattagacacacaaggtaatataaaataaaaggaaagacaatagaattatcagagtaacagatttgatttgggataacaacttggacttgatttggatagcagattggatttgatttggataacagattagatttggataacaaatctgatttggataattttttttgatttgatttgatttggataatagatcagatttgggataacaaattagatttaatttggataacagatatgataacaaataagataacagataggataacagataagataacagatatgacaactaaaattcaaatgctcataacttttgctacgattgtctgtttgaggcccactatatatcaaaacgttcagaattcagaggagaatctagataaggggatttgttccacgattttcattcaaaaaaaaacacctctaaatgcctcaatttcgtgttcaaagatcaaacacccacttttttttttcaattttttttttgcaattttttttttgacacagtgtgaaagacacaagaaacaagaacaaggatgtgacaagaacaagaacgcaaataacagaacacaagacgcaaacaaaaacgaaacaagatgtaaacaagaacgcaaataacagaacaaggacaaaaacacgaacctagacaaattacgaagaaaaaataaaataggataggataggataggatagaacctgtatcaagagccaaagctctgataccagatgatgtgaatcttacggggcggatcacttgatacaggctgtagagtttttggatgacgccacttccggtgaaggaagataagtcagggtagacgccacaaggattaccttgataagtctgataattggttcaacaaggaacccagagagaaactctcaccaaattttatcaaaatgccaaaagtttttttattcaaaacaaaaacccatacttatagtgtagctaaacaaaaagataaaaatagacatgggccttttaaacagtttgggccaaaattacaataaaaataaattataactaaaaagaacatatttattatgggccttcaaattaatcttggCCTTCAGcatcaattaatagtcttgatagtgtctctgcctctgggccttcatccttctccacttgggccttcatccttctccactcgggggctttgtccttctccacttgggccttcgtccttctccacttgggcctttagactgtatttggcctgtttcatgattctcatcagcTTTCCTTTGTGGTGCAAGGGTTCATGTCCGTGTCCTAATTCGATTTCTCTCACAAATTTGAAAATGTGATTAATATCTTCACACATAATATAAAAGTGAAGTGAAATTTTTATTGGCATGACCCTCTTTGATTTCGGGGATGGGAATTGTAGATAgaaatttttatccttaaactGTTTTTTAGGTATCTAAAAATCAAGAGTGATCGATCTTAAAACTGATAATAATTACAACAaaagtatttctttttttagggGGAAAAAAGCAAGAAGGATCTTGGATGGTGGTGAATGGATGGCTCATTTATCATAGTAGTGCTTCCTCCTTTACCATTTGACCATATTTATCCATCTCAATCACTTCCCACTTTTTATGAGCATTGGCCAACCCCCACGCTTCCTTTATTCTCCCTCTCAAGCTTCAAGCTACTCACACCAATGAAGATCCAGTGCGACGTTTGCAACAAACACGAGGCCTCCGTCTTCTGCACCGCCGATGAAGCCGCCCTCTGCGACGGCTGCGACCACCGTGTCCACCATGCCAACAAACTCGCCTCCAAACACCAACGCTTCTCTCTTCTCCGCCCTTCTCCTAAACAACACCCTCTCTGCGATATTTGCCAGGTAAATCAATCAACCACTttctcttcaaaaaaaaaaaacattcacaGCTATTTATATATGTTACTTTGTGTTTGTTGAACATGGATTGTGTTGTATTGTAGGAGAGAAGAGCCTTTACATTCTGTCAGCAAGACAGAGCGATTCTCTGCAAAGAGTGTGACGTGTCAATTCACTCTGCCAACGAACACACCCTTAAGCACGATAGGTTCCTTCTCACCGGTGTTAAACTTTCTGCTTCTGCTATGCTTCGTTCGTCAGAAACTACCTCTGATTCAAACTCAAACCCTTCTCTTCTTAACTTTTCACACCAAACAACATTACTACCTccatcttccaccaccaccaccaccaccagcaacaacaacaacaacaaggttGCTGTTGAAGGAACTGGTTCAACTAGTGCTAGCAGCATATCGGAGTATTTGATAGAGACTCTTCCTGGGTGGCAAGTTGAAGACTTTCTTGATTCATATTCTGTTCCCTTTGGTTTCTGTAAGGTTTGAAAattcttcctttctttcttctttcaattaTCATAagtaatttatgtttattttttttacaaaacttaGATACATAACCATAAGTATTATTGGTATGGTTCTTCTCTCATAATTGAAGTTTCATCTTAATAATCTATCTTGATCTTTGACGAAACCTTTATTATGTGTATTACCTAAAGAAACTCCAATTCTAATAGAAGAACACACCGAACCACATCAAAAGTATCAATGGaattgtgtctttttttttgttatgttagtTCTTAGTTTTTGTTAACGAGGTAATTCGAACCTGCAatctctccctctttttcttATCCTTTCACCACTAGATGAATCTTATATCTCCCAATTCAATtgggtattttttatttttatgttgtttgTATATTTTGTAATGAGTTGATGAACTGCAGAATGATGAAGTGTTGCCACGGTTTGATGGTGAAATGGAGGGGCATCTGAGTTCTTTCTCAACCGAGAACATGGGGATCTGGGTTCCTCAAGCGCCACCAACTCTTATGTGTTCTTCACAAATGGATCGGGTGATAGTTCACGGTGAGACCAATATCAAAGGTAGCAGCAGATCAAGGTTGAAGGATGATAATTTCACTGTTCCACAGATTagtcctccttccaattccaaGAGAGCCAGATTTCTGTGGtagaaacaaataaacaaacaaacaagccTCAGTTTCCATTCTCTTGAGGCAGAATTAACAAccctctttgttttgttttgtcccttttctctttttcttaccCTGGCTTGTAGTTTACTCTGCCCATGTTTTCAATTTGGTTcagtttgactttttttttttccctttttcttgtttctccTCCCTCTTTCCCTACTGGGCTGTGTTTTGATAAATTTGTGCACCTTTCTACTAGTGATTGTAAATATAAACCTTTTCAAATGCATGTTGTTTTTTGACACATGTTTAGAAGAGAAACAACAGAGTATGAGCTTAATAGATATGTTGAGTAAAATTCCACGCAAAGTCaatcaaaaatcatttttattccaCTTTTTAACATagttatattaaaattcaacatgcttaatatattatcaaagtttataataaatcatatgTTTCTTAAGAGAGCTACTATAAAAGTCTAACAAACTTACATGTAGAACAGTTAAcagtgtataaaaataattcgaGGTTAATTAGGGGATATATTAGTTATTGAGAGTTTAAATATATGGAGAGATTTCATTTGAGGGTTTTATT
Protein-coding sequences here:
- the LOC100807827 gene encoding B-box zinc finger protein 20, with translation MDGSFIIVVLPPLPFDHIYPSQSLPTFYEHWPTPTLPLFSLSSFKLLTPMKIQCDVCNKHEASVFCTADEAALCDGCDHRVHHANKLASKHQRFSLLRPSPKQHPLCDICQERRAFTFCQQDRAILCKECDVSIHSANEHTLKHDRFLLTGVKLSASAMLRSSETTSDSNSNPSLLNFSHQTTLLPPSSTTTTTTSNNNNNKVAVEGTGSTSASSISEYLIETLPGWQVEDFLDSYSVPFGFCKNDEVLPRFDGEMEGHLSSFSTENMGIWVPQAPPTLMCSSQMDRVIVHGETNIKGSSRSRLKDDNFTVPQISPPSNSKRARFLW